Genomic segment of Bdellovibrio bacteriovorus:
TTTGACACAAGACTTTCAGCATTTTTTTGCTGATGATTGTCGGCCGCTGGCAAAGGAATAATGATCGGGATAATCCCGAAAGCCGCAGCCTCAGCGATAGAGCTCGCACCACCTCGGCTGACGATGATGTCGGCCCAACGATAGTATTTTGGCATGTCGTAGATGAACTCCTGTGGCTCAACACTGCATGGAGCTCCACGATATTTTTCTGAAATGGTTTTAAAATCCAAAGATCCCAACTGATGAACGACAGACAAGTTACGAACCCAATCCCCACCGGACATGATGGCGTCGCTTAAACAGTTATTGATCGCACGTGCACCTTGGCTGCCACCAAAAGAAAGAAGATGGAAGTTGTCATCTTCGCGTTTTTCGGTCTGGGCGTTTTCGATTTCTTCGCGCACGGGCATTCCGGCTTGAATCACGTTATCGCTCTTTAAGTGTTTCTTGGCTTCAGCAAAAACAACGAAGCACTTATCAACGAAACGCGCCAGAAGACGATTTGCCATTCCTGGCATCGCATTCGGTTCCCAGATGGCCGTATTAAAACCGATGATACTGGCAGCCAGTACGAAAGGACCCGAGGCATAACCGCCCACGCCGATCACGTACAAAGGCTTCAGTTGGCCCAGCAGGCGAATCGACTGCCAAACGCCCAAAGGAATTTTAAAAAGAGTTTTTAGCTTTTGAAGGGGACTTTTGACGTTCAGCTTACCGGACTCGATCAAGTGAAGCGGGAAACCTTCGCGAGGAACAATTTTCGTTTCTAAACCCATCGCCGTGCCGACAAAATGAACTTCCACACTGGGATCCATTTTTTGAATAGCCCGCGCGATTGCTATACCAGGATAAATGTGACCACCGGTCCCACCACCCGCGATCACAATCGTCTTTTTACTCATTAGTTTTTCACCTTCGCATGCGTCCAGCGTGATCCGAATCGACGAGAAAATTTATCCTCTTCAAAAGAGTTTTCGATGTTCAGGATCAAACCAAACATAAAACACAATGATACCAAAGAACTTCCACCGTAACTCAAGAATGGCAGAGTCAGACCTTTCGTCGGAAGAAGTCCCATAACCACCCCCGCATTGATAAAGACACTCAGTCCAAAAGTCACTGACAAACCTAAAGCCAAAGCTCTTTTAAAGGGTTCTTCAGCTTTCACTGCGATCTGGATCCCGCGAAACACGACGAATCCATACAGAGCCAGAATCGCCACAAAACCGATGAAACCCATCTCTTCACCCAACACCGCCATTGTGAAATCCGTGTGCGCTTCAGGTAAGAAGAACAATTTTCCTTGGCCTTGTCCCAATCCTGCACCCGTCAAGCCACCCGAGTGAAAACTGAGCATACTCTGAATCACTTGGAAGCCCTTCTGAGCAGGATCGGACCAAGGATCCAAGAACGCCAAAACACGCGCCCGACGGTAAGGAACCGACATCACCAAAAAATAAAACGCAGGAATCAAAACCGCAAAGGACGCAATAATGTATTTCCACTGTAAGCCGAACGCAAAAAGCAATGTCACGCCCACCATCATGATGATGGCAAACGTTCCGAAGTCAGGCTGCTTTAACAAAAGCGCCATAGGGAAAATCATAAAGAGCACAATCCAATGCCACTTCACACGCGCTAAGAAGTTTTCTTGGCGGACCACAAGGCTTGCGAATAAAAGACTGAAAGAGATCTTCAGCAATTCGCCCGGTTCAAAACGAATTCCAAACGGAAGCTGAATCCAGCGCATCGCCCCGCCAACACGAACTCCTAAACCGGGAACATACGTCGCTAAGACACCTAACGTCGCTAAAAGCCAAAAGGCCCAACCGTATTTTTCGATGTAGCGAAAAGGAATATGAATGGTGGCAATCAGAACAGCAAACGCGATCAGAGCGAAGATGAACTGTCTTTTGAAGAAGAAAAGACCGTCCCCGTAAGATTCGATCGCGAAAATAAAGCTGGAGGAATAAACTTGGACAAGGCCAATACCCAGAAGAGTGATGATGGCTAAAAACAAGCTGCTAGACAAATATCTCAACATAGATGGGACTCCCGACCTTTAGTTAATCAGAAGTCCAATTTATCGTCTATGAATCTGAATTTGGGTTTTTAAAAGCTGGACCCGCTTATTCGGAGATCACGTCAGCGTTAGGATCTTCAGTTTCCACCTTAGGAGCCGGAGCTGAAGTCGCCTTCTTGGCAGTCACCGCGCCCTTCTTTGTCGAAGCACAGCAGTAGATCACGCCGTTTTGGTCCGAAGAGTTTTTGTAGTTCGTGATTGAGAAGTTGCGGTTAGCGTCGCAACGACGTGCCATTTGCATGCTTAGCTCCACGTCCAAGTCTGGATTCAAATCACCACTTACGAACTCACAGTACATTCCGGTGCTTGCTGCTAGTTTTTCACGTTGTTCCTGGCGAGCTTTAAAAGTTCCGGAAGCACAACCGGAAAGAAGAAGAACGGAAGATGTGAAGAGGATGAAAAGACGTTGGGACACTTAAGCCTCCTGGCTAAAAGAAGACCGTCCTTCTTGGACGGTCTGATGCTTGTGAGCTGCTTCAGCTACGGGCGCGCGTGCGCGCGCCCTGCGCTCTGCCGG
This window contains:
- the murG gene encoding undecaprenyldiphospho-muramoylpentapeptide beta-N-acetylglucosaminyltransferase; amino-acid sequence: MSKKTIVIAGGGTGGHIYPGIAIARAIQKMDPSVEVHFVGTAMGLETKIVPREGFPLHLIESGKLNVKSPLQKLKTLFKIPLGVWQSIRLLGQLKPLYVIGVGGYASGPFVLAASIIGFNTAIWEPNAMPGMANRLLARFVDKCFVVFAEAKKHLKSDNVIQAGMPVREEIENAQTEKREDDNFHLLSFGGSQGARAINNCLSDAIMSGGDWVRNLSVVHQLGSLDFKTISEKYRGAPCSVEPQEFIYDMPKYYRWADIIVSRGGASSIAEAAAFGIIPIIIPLPAADNHQQKNAESLVSKNAGRMILQKDLTPERLISEVQSLRNDKALREQMVQNIKNFYIPQAATTIAKEILQ
- the ftsW gene encoding putative lipid II flippase FtsW → MLRYLSSSLFLAIITLLGIGLVQVYSSSFIFAIESYGDGLFFFKRQFIFALIAFAVLIATIHIPFRYIEKYGWAFWLLATLGVLATYVPGLGVRVGGAMRWIQLPFGIRFEPGELLKISFSLLFASLVVRQENFLARVKWHWIVLFMIFPMALLLKQPDFGTFAIIMMVGVTLLFAFGLQWKYIIASFAVLIPAFYFLVMSVPYRRARVLAFLDPWSDPAQKGFQVIQSMLSFHSGGLTGAGLGQGQGKLFFLPEAHTDFTMAVLGEEMGFIGFVAILALYGFVVFRGIQIAVKAEEPFKRALALGLSVTFGLSVFINAGVVMGLLPTKGLTLPFLSYGGSSLVSLCFMFGLILNIENSFEEDKFSRRFGSRWTHAKVKN